From the Aulosira sp. FACHB-615 genome, the window CGTATAAGGTTGTGCTGAAAGAGAGCCAGTCAATCTCACCATGAGTTAAACCGTATTTCTGACAAGCAACTTCTAACTCTTCACTGAGGCGTTCGTTCCGTTCTCTGGGGGTTTCAGGTAGTGTTGCTTTAACTTCTGCAACCCGTTTCGCAAACCAGTTCCGCTCAAATGGCAGTCTTCCTCCGTCAACAAACTGAACCCATACGGTAATTCCGGCTTCAATCCACAGAGTACGGATGGATTGGGGGTCTACTTCAATAATCTCGCTAATGATGTGGCGGTCACGAGATGTTAAGAAGTCTGTGGTTGGGGCTATCGCCTGCGCTTGCTCCGCAACGTACTGATTCAGTTCGGCTTGAGCAATCGCTTGTTCGTCGGCAGCAATTCTTTTGAGGTGCGTTAGACCGCAATCGGTGGGCGGTTGCTGGGCGGGGGTGATCTGTGGCATGATGAGAATCTCCTAATTTTTAGGGCAAGAGAAAGCACTTCAGATTGGTCGTCGGGGGTGCTTTCTCTATTTTTATTATTACTAATTAATTGGTACTTGTCAATTGCTTGGTACCAATTAAATGTGCTATGGTAATGGTGTAATCTATTGGTATGAATATGAAAGATCTAAGGCTAAGAGTAGGCAAAAGAGCAGAAGAAATAGCCGTAGAGCTTGGCGTTGCCGTCTCTACGGTTCGTAATTGGGATCAATTGAAAACAGTCCCCAGGATGACTCCTTCGGGGCTGCAAAAACTTATGAAGGTTTACCAGTGTACCTTTGATGAGTTAGTACAGGCAGAACAGGAGTCAGAAAATGCTTCACTTTAAGGGGGCAACTCTTTTACTT encodes:
- a CDS encoding helix-turn-helix transcriptional regulator gives rise to the protein MKDLRLRVGKRAEEIAVELGVAVSTVRNWDQLKTVPRMTPSGLQKLMKVYQCTFDELVQAEQESENASL